The Calypte anna isolate BGI_N300 chromosome 2, bCalAnn1_v1.p, whole genome shotgun sequence genome includes a window with the following:
- the EOMES gene encoding eomesodermin homolog, which translates to MQLGEPLLAAAGGPLPGTPFYPLEGGGAGTGAGGGSGAGTGSRGPPPRPGSPPRLDLDKTPKKFGTGPAMLGEAEAGEPPFAAPKPDGRKATPCGEEELPPAAAARYSMDSLSPERYYLQSPGPPGAELGGPCALFPYAPAAQHGAVYQAPGGPRYPYGSVLSPGGFAGAVCPPGGRPQFGGSSGYQYGQAAAGGPLYGPYPAASGSCGGLGGLGVPTPGPGLRAQVFLCNRPLWLKFHRHQTEMIITKQGRRMFPFLSFNITGLNPTAHYNVFVEVVLADPNHWRFQGGKWVTCGKADNNMQGNKVYVHPESPNTGAHWMRQEISFGKLKLTNNKGANSNNAQMIVLQSLHKYQPRLHIVEVTEDGVEDLNDSSKTQTFIFPETQFIAVTAYQNTDITQLKIDHNPFAKGFRDNYDSMYTASENDRLTPSPTDSPRSHQIVPGARYSVQPFFQEQFVNNLPPARFYNGERTVPQTNGLLSPQQSEEVASPPQRWFVTPVQQPSANKLDMNSYETEYSPSTLLPYGIKSLPLQTSHALGYYPDPTFPSMAGWGSRGSYQRKMTTGLPWTSRTSPPGFSEDPLSKEKVKEEIGSSWIETPPSIKSLDSNDSGVYTGACKRRRLSPSTSSNENSPTMKCEDINAEDYSKDSSKGMGYYAFYTSS; encoded by the exons ATGCAACTGGGAGAGCCGCTgctggcggcggcgggggggcCTCTGCCGGGCACCCCCTTCTACCCTCTGGAaggcggcggggccgggacCGGAGCGGGCGGCGGGTCGGGTGCTGGTACCGGTTCCCGCGGGCCGCCTCCTCGGCCGGGCTCGCCGCCGCGCCTCGACCTGGACAAGACGCCCAAGAAGTTCGGGACTGGTCCCGCCATGCTGGGCGAGGCGGAGGCGGGCGAGCCGCCCTTCGCCGCCCCCAAGCCGGACGGCCGCAAGGCCACCCCCTGCGgggaggaggagctgcccccggccgccgccgcccgctACTCCATGGACAGCCTGAGCCCCGAGCGCTACTACCTGCAGTCCCCCGGCCCCCCAGGGGCCGAGCTGGGGGGCCCCTGCGCCCTTTTCCCCTACGCGCCGGCGGCCCAGCACGGAGCCGTCTACCAGGCACCGGGAGGGCCGCGCTACCCCTACGGCTCGGTGCTGTCGCCCGGTGGCTTCGCGGGCGCCGTCTGCCCTCCCGGCGGCCGGCCGCAGTTCGGCGGCAGCAGCGGGTACCAATACGGGCAGGCGGCGGCCGGCGGACCCCTCTACGGCCCGTACCCGGCGGCGTCGGGCTCTTGTGGAGGGCTTGGGGGGCTGGGAGTGCCAACCCCTGGGCCAGGGCTGCGGGCGCAGGTCTTCCTCTGCAATCGACCTCTCTGGCTCAAGTTTCACCGGCACCAGACGGAGATGATCATCACCAAGCAGGGCCG AAGGATGTTTCCGTTCCTGAGCTTTAACATCACCGGTCTCAACCCCACGGCCCACTATAACGTTTTCGTGGAGGTGGTACTGGCGGACCCCAATCACTGGCGTTTCCAGGGGGGAAAGTGGGTGACCTGCGGCAAAGCCGACAATAACATGCAAG GCAACAAGGTGTACGTTCACCCCGAGTCGCCCAACACCGGGGCTCACTGGATGAGGCAGGAAATATCTTTCGGGAAACTGAAGCTAACGAACAATAAAGGCGCCAACAGCAACAACGCTCAG ATGATAGTACTGCAATCTCTACACAAGTACCAGCCCCGGCTTCACATTGTGGAAGTGACTGAAGATGGTGTTGAAGATCTGAATGATTCTTCAAAGAcccaaacatttattttccctgaaaCACAGTTCATAGCAGTTACAGCATATCAAAACACTGAT atTACGCAGCTCAAAATCGACCATAATCCTTTTGCAAAAGGCTTCAGAGACAACTATGACTC CATGTacacagcttcagaaaatgaCAGATTAACTCCATCTCCCACGGATTCTCCTAGATCCCACCAGATCGTCCCTGGTGCCAGATACAGCGTGCAACCCTTCTTCCAAGAACAGTTTGTCAACAACCTGCCCCCGGCCAGGTTTTACAACGGTGAGAGAACAGTCCCCCAGACGAATGGCTTGCTCTCCCCCCAGCAGAGTGAAGAAGTGGCCAGCCCTCCTCAGCGGTGGTTTGTTACACCTGTACAGCAGCCCAGTGCCAACAAGCTGGACATGAACTCCTATGAGACAGAGTATTCTCCCAGCACCTTGCTCCCTTATGGCATTAAATCCCTCCCCCTTCAGACATCCCATGCGTTGGGATACTACCCTGACCCGACATTTCCATCCATGGcaggctgggggagcaggggctCTTACCAGAGAAAAATGACAACAGGATTACCTTGGACCTCCAGAACAAGCCCTCCAGGTTTCTCTGAAGACCCGCTTTCCAAGGAGAAGGTGAAAGAAGAAATCGGCTCATCCTGGATAGAGACTCCACCCTCCATAAAGTCTCTAGATTCAAATGATTCTGGGGTCTACACGGGTGCTTGTAAGAGAAGAAGGCTCTCCCCTAGCACTTCTAGCAATGAAAATTCCCCGACTATGAAATGTGAGGACATTAATGCTGAGGACTATAGCAAAGACAGTTCAAAAGGCATGGGCTACTACGCATTCTACACTAGTTCTTAA